One Coccinella septempunctata chromosome 8, icCocSept1.1, whole genome shotgun sequence genomic window carries:
- the LOC123318878 gene encoding neutral ceramidase — translation MVHPYVISTLLSLTALAGYVAATYQVGIGIYDCTGPAAGVTFMGYAKSKQIGCGIHLRQFARSYIIDDGETRVAYVTVDTCMISHGLKKEVLSRLRKRFNGTYGYQNVILSGTHTHSAPGGYMMDMLYDIPDKGFVGETFMVLADGITKAIVQAHTNMVEARIFIATGEIIDANINRSPYSYLNNPEEERAKYKYDTDKDIVQLKFVRASDDVPIGAINWYAVHPTSMNNTNCLITSDNVGYASILLEQFVNGGTIVGKGPFVGAFASTNLGDVSPNLRGPKCINTGEDCDFKTSTCNGEAKYCIASGPGKDMVESTSIIANRLLSKAKELFIQNEKEELTGPVRFIHKFVDVPKQKIKIRAANGTEIEVRGCTPAMGQAFAAGTTDGPGEFDFRQGTKSDNPIWNYIRDLIFPPSEDVKQCHSPKEILINSGKIKFPYEWQPEIVATQLVMIGQVVLAAVPGEFTTMSGRRLRATVKDSIVRNGGPANARIIITGLSNLYTSYIATFEEYQIQRYEAASTIFGPHSLAIYQSVYSDLAEAMLKGEEVPPGPIPPDFRSQLISFTPPVIFDASPKGAHFGDCVQQPPDEVRIGETVSAKFISGHPRNNVKQGKTFLTVEKQLENKTWQIVYTDANWETRYKWKKTCLFKGTSEATVEWDITGDVEPGTYRLRHFGHYKLIIGAILPYSGTSKSFVVTK, via the exons ATGGTTCATCCCTATGTTATATCAACTCTTCTCTCACTCACAGCCCTCGCAGGGTATGTAGCTGCAACTTATCAAGTGGGCATAGGAATATACGACTGTACAGGGCCAGCAGCAGGTGTAACCTTC ATGGGATATGCAAAATCCAAACAAATCGGTTGTGGGATACACCTCAGACAATTTGCAAGATCGTACATTATTGACGATGGAGAAACTAGAGTTGCATATGTGACTGTCGATACCTGCATGATATCACATGGTCTGAAAAAAGAG GTGCTGAGTAGGCTTAGGAAGAGGTTCAACGGAACGTACGGGTACCAGAATGTCATACTGAGTGGTACCCACACTCACAGCGCACCTGGGGGATATATGATGGATATGCTCTACGATATACCCGATAAAGGGTTTGTTGGGGAGACATTCATGGTTCTAGCTGATGGTATAACTAAA GCTATAGTACAAGCACACACGAATATGGTTGAGGCAAGAATTTTCATCGCAACTGGTGAAATAATTGATGCTAACATCAATAGGAGTCCATATTCTTATCTAAACAACCCAGAGGAGGAGAGAGCGAA GTACAAATACGACACAGACAAGGATATTGTGCAGCTCAAATTCGTCAGGGCATCTGACGATGTTCCAATTGGTGCTATCAACTGGTATGCTGTTCATCCAACATCAATGAACAATACGAACTGTTTGATTACATCTGACAATGTTGGTTATGCTTCAATCCTACTGGAACAGTTCGTTAATGGTGGTACTATAGTGGGCAAG GGTCCATTCGTTGGCGCTTTTGCATCCACGAACTTGGGGGACGTATCACCCAACCTCAGAGGTCCGAAGTGTATCAATACAGGTGAAGATTGTGATTTCAAGACGAGCACCTGCAATGGAGAGGCTAAATATTGCATAGCTTCAGGACCGGGCAAGGATATGGTCGAGAGTACCAGTATTATAGCCAACAGACTTTTATCCAAGGCGAAG GAGTTATTCATTCAAAACGAGAAGGAGGAATTGACAGGTCCTGTGAGGTTCATCCACAAGTTCGTTGACGTACCGAAACAGAAGATTAAAATAAGGGCAGCTAACGGGACGGAAATTGAG GTTCGTGGTTGCACACCAGCCATGGGACAAGCCTTCGCTGCCGGGACTACAGACGGCCCTGGAGAATTCGATTTCCGGCAAGGGACCAAATCTGACAATCCCATCTGGAATTACATAAGAGATCTGATATTCCCGCCATCCGAGGACGTTAAGCAGTGCCACAGTCCCAAAGAAATCCTCATTAATTCCGGAAAG ATCAAATTTCCATACGAATGGCAACCTGAAATCGTAGCCACACAACTAGTGATGATCGGACAGGTAGTTCTTGCAGCTGTTCCAGGGGAATTCACCACAATGTCTGGCAGGCGTTTGAGGGCAACTGTCAAAGACAGCATCGTAAGAAACGGAGGTCCTGCTAATGCCAGAATCATCATCACAGGACTCAGTAATCTGTACACTAGTTACATAGCCACATTCGAAGAGTATCAG atCCAAAGGTACGAAGCAGCTTCAACAATATTTGGACCACACAGTTTGGCCATCTACCAAAGCGTCTACAGCGATTTGGCCGAAGCGATGCTGAAA GGGGAAGAGGTGCCACCAGGACCTATCCCACCGGATTTCCGGTCTCAACTTATCTCTTTCACGCCCCCGGTGATCTTCGACGCTTCGCCCAAAGGCGCCCACTTTGGCGATTGTGTCCAACAACCGCCCGATGAAGTGAGAATAGGGGAGACCGTTTCTGCAAAGTTC ATTTCTGGCCACCCTAGAAATAACGTGAAGCAGGGTAAAACCTTCCTGACTGTTGAAAAACAACTGGAGAACAAAACATGGCAAATTGTATACACTGACGCCAACTGGGAAACGAG GTACAAATGGAAGAAGACATGTCTGTTTAAAGGGACAAGTGAAGCGACAGTAGAATGGGATATAACTGGGGATGTAGAACCGGGTACTTATAGGTTGAGACATTTCGGGCATTATAAGCTGATCATTGGTGCCATATTACCCTACAGTGGAACTTCTAAAAGTTTTGTCGTTACCAAATAG
- the LOC123318658 gene encoding prolyl 4-hydroxylase subunit alpha-1, giving the protein MRFFRTPSFPVIFYLFLVFGSSYCEVFTALTDLEELLSTENYLITTLENYVRAEEAKLDLLKKYAELYRKHHDRASEDVESYVSNPINAYVLVKKLTSDWQQVESLITTDVSTDYMANITFIKENMKFPTYEDLNGAAVALTRLQDTYNLETSSLAKGELNGVKYSAELTAADCFELGRQSYNNGDYYHTLLWMREADLRLNRESNDTIDRSDILEYLAFSTYKQGNIPLALDLTNKLLEIIPSHPRALGNKVFYEDELQKFNQFKRKGEEGEVDQSEEIYHDQQRETYEALCRGEISPPVEITSQLKCVYVNHGNPFLFLAPFKVEEAYFNPNIYIFHDVMSDAEIETVKRLATPRFRRATVQNSQTGELEIAQYRISKSAWLKEEEHKHIADITQRVADMTMLSMDSAEELQVVNYGIGGHYEPHFDFARKDEKHAFKDLGSGNRIATVLFYMSDVAQGGATVFPNILASVWPKKGTAAFWYNLHDSGDGDVNTRHAACPVLAGSKWVSNKWIHEKYQEFLRPCSLVRPPPELTT; this is encoded by the exons ATGAGATTTTTCAGAACGCCAAGTTTTCCTGTGATATTCTACTTGTTTTTGGTTTTTGGGTCTTCTTACTGCGAGGTTTTCACCGCCCTGACTGATCTAGAGGAATTATTGTCAACAGAGAATTATTTGATAACAACTTTGGAAAATTATGTCAGGGCTGAAGAAGCCAAGCTAGATCTCCTGAAGAA ATATGCAGAACTGTACAGGAAGCACCATGACAGAGCATCTGAAGATGTTGAATCTTACGTGTCAAATCCCATAAACGCATACGTGCTGGTCAAAAAACTGACATCAGATTGGCAACAAGTGGAATCTCTCATCACCACAGATGTATCAACAG ATTACATGGCCAACATCACCTTCATCAAGGAAAACATGAAATTCCCAACTTACGAAGATCTGAATGGAGCTGCTGTGGCCCTGACAAGGTTGCAGGACACGTACAACCTGGAGACTTCCTCCTTGGCGAAAGGCGAGCTGAATGGCGTGAAATACAGCGCAGAGTTAACAGCTGCTGATTGCTTCGAGCTAGGCAGACAATCTTACAACAATGGGGACTACTACCACACCCTTCTATGGATGAGGGAGGCTGATTTGAGGTTGAACAGGGAATCCAACGATACAATCGATAGGAGCGATATTCTAGAGTATTTAGCGTTTTCTACGTATAAGCAAG GTAATATTCCTTTGGCCTTGGATTTGACCAATAAACTGCTAGAGATAATCCCATCGCACCCTAGAGCACTCGGCAACAAAGTTTTTTACGAGGATGAGTTgcaaaaattcaaccaattcaAGAGGAAGGGTGAAGAAGGGGAAGTGGACCAATCTGAAGAAATATAC CATGACCAACAAAGGGAAACCTACGAAGCCTTATGTAGGGGGGAAATATCCCCTCCAGTCGAGATCACCTCTCAACTCAAATGTGTCTACGTGAACCATGGTAACCCCTTCCTGTTCTTAGCGCCATTCAAGGTTGAAGAAGCCTATTTCAACCCCAACATCTACATATTTCACGACGTTATGAGCGATGCGGAGATTGAAACTGTCAAAAGATTGGCGACACCTAGG TTCAGACGAGCAACCGTACAAAATTCCCAGACTGGGGAACTGGAAATCGCCCAGTATAGAATCAGCAAATCTGCTTGGTTGAAGGAGGAAGAACACAAGCACATTGCAGACATCACCCAAAGGGTGGCTGACATGACTATGCTCTCTATGGATTCTGCCGAAGAACTCCAGGTTGTCAATTATGGCATAGGAGGTCACTATGAACCTCATTTTGACTTCGCGAGG AAAGATGAGAAACATGCCTTCAAAGATTTGGGCAGTGGCAACAGGATAGCTACAGTTTTGTTCTAC ATGAGTGACGTAGCACAAGGTGGGGCAACAGTTTTCCCTAACATTCTAGCCTCTGTATGGCCCAAAAAAGGCACAGCAGCTTTCTGGTACAACCTACACGATAGCGGAGATGGTGATGTCAACACCAGACATGCAGCTTGTCCTGTTTTGGCAGGTTCAAAATGGG TTTCTAACAAATGGATCCATGAGAAGTACCAAGAGTTCCTGAGGCCTTGTTCTCTAGTTAGGCCGCCGCCAGAGCTTACTACGTGA
- the LOC123318835 gene encoding uncharacterized protein LOC123318835, translating into MPRSRTSFIWDYFTKNENGEAQCDTCMKTIAVNGGSTSNLIKHLKCKHKEVLDQSETSKDEYILLQGENYEASYIQADNAKIEEVDQPTHYEIIPAPKPKKPKFSHVESDMRVVKPAWAETVRTVPSRVAVPEDNSLEIFARYMISLMKDIPKKKCEDVQLKIVSLILGAKREDETTEDQSRSMENGHN; encoded by the exons ATGCCGAGATCAAGAACAAGTTTCATTTGGGATTATTTCACCAAAAACGAAAATGGTGAAGCACAGTGCGATACCTGCATGAAAACGATAGCAGTCAACGGTGGATCCACATCAAATCTGATCAAGCATCTGAAATGCAAACACAAAGAGGTTTTG GATCAATCTGAAACGTCGAAAGATGAGTACATCTTGCTGCAAGGAGAAAACTACGAAGCCTCGTACATACAAGCCGACAATGCAAAGATAGAAGAAGTGGACCAGCCCACCCACTACGAGATCATCCCCGCACCAAAaccgaaaaaaccaaagtttTCTCACGTGGAAAGCGACATGAGAGTGGTAAAACCGGCGTGGGCAGAAACTGTGCGAACAGTGCCAAGCAGAGTGGCGGTACCAGAAGACAACTCTTTGGAAATCTTCGCCAGGTATATGATTTCGTTGATGAAGGATATCCCGAAGAAGAAATGCGAAGATGTTCAACTGAAGATAGTGTCTTTGATTTTGGGAGCGAAGAGAGAGGACGAGACCACAGAAGACCAGTCAAGGTCTATGGAAAATGGTCATAACTAA